In Cydia pomonella isolate Wapato2018A chromosome 27, ilCydPomo1, whole genome shotgun sequence, a single genomic region encodes these proteins:
- the LOC133532449 gene encoding uncharacterized protein LOC133532449 — translation MSELTVHSVCTKGPIYPTLLYFQNGCPTKDFETNCAVLQDKNKSRTIVMETSELVYAGKEEKEETGTMLILARDRITGIVRLIEVGSADLKPLTKTDLDHLQHQNEAKASSKMRFKKTNTHNISNAVQMDTEQIIDNNVLENAVACNDSIGELNIPPVDREITKDELDSLQQQQQLSRSEFSEFKKKQSKETEVVKQQNLTENYTEEFYIPPINRRATKVEDVYHLEKILSKDEYDKIFQELEENNYVTDLHPYIQSYMKGRHLSPQLTVLAAYASYLIKYLHVSWIQITAAKYKICAYSKTLNDIIMNKFTKLTVYKKSPNDVHLRRIKPRKIQLKAICHIMVFMLILNNYKFYLEPLCTAVGKQNISVKRLVHFTGASIVRRKVGRLVRLRLPLVRNTNYTTVCKDTDTLEQLKEEKRLVVLLDQREQIETVTANDMVNNVQSKNDNPDLDSLYLPSINRDAAQVQNVYLVEKILSRDEFEQIYCELVETNYTADLHPYILSFIENKTLSLQLTVLALYTSELLKLVQLDNKEIMKKDFILCHYSITLNNIIMEHFTKHCTNKHIKQNKILCHIIVFTLILCNFSFKLMPFFKVLNVSSGRMMKMIALTGASIIIEDSEMTVQLKLPLVPKPGVTRSGLRLRKPGVRLRKPGVRQRKPGVRQRKPGVRQRKPGIRQRKPGVRLRKPKVDKKFVLRENEDEIDPDEFYVPFLNREATNLEDVYVIKEILSEDEYVNIFFELSEHNYMDDLHPYIKQFVETRTLSLEFTVLAVYASVLIKFLNTNINEIRKANYKICHHSKILNEILIKRFTERFKYSYRCEKQRPQAMRNKAVCHIIVCTLILNNFQFKIDHFDHAIRRKKRNGDPIPKLVRYVAATIETGDSGTMVKLKLPLVPKTRAARLRIYAIKHKMDLKKKEASKEETVKIDPDDFYLPSINREATEVEDVYPVEEILSKDEYEAIYYELQQHNYKDNLHPYIQSFIENKTLSLQLTVLAAYANELLKEVNTKNGSYRITRLSDKLNNIFKKRFISETRMVKNKLYDIKERMLCHIIVCLLILNNFRFKLEDFCNTIKNTYVTKHVEMAVSLVGAVIVNGDEGLLVELKLPLVPKQDIIDITSKYRNKKSENKKKEKSENKKKEKSENKKKEKSENKKKKNKSADDETEVIDPDDFYVPPINREATELENVYLIDKLFSKSKYKKIYCELEKSNYSENLHPYIQSIIKNKLLSKQFTVLAVYASELIKFIHVKSELRGKDFKICHFSETLNDLLLKEFTEFREYKSAKRRIRSKDMTDKIICHVIVCCLILNNFQFELKPLYDALKPKKCIRTLIEFVGLVGASIVDGNIVQLKLPLVPKPPFTRRKPSTAIINSYLSKPRENR, via the coding sequence ATGTCGGAGCTCACAGTGCACTCGGTCTGCACTAAAGGTCCGATTTATCCCACGTTAttatatttccaaaatggaTGTCCGACGAAAGACTTTGAAACAAACTGTGCCGTGTTGCAAGACAAGAATAAGTCTAGAACGATAGTGATGGAGACTTCTGAGCTCGTTTACGCCGGTAAAGAGGAAAAGGAAGAAACTGGCACGATGCTGATACTGGCCAGAGACAGGATAACCGGTATTGTTCGTCTAATAGAGGTAGGCAGCGCCGACTTGAAACCACTTACCAAAACTGACTTAGACCATTTACAACATCAAAACGAAGCGAAAGCTTCTAGCAAGATGAGATTCAAGAAAACAAACACACATAATATATCAAATGCTGTTCAAATGGACACAGAACAGATTATTGATAACAATGTATTGGAAAATGCAGTTGCATGTAATGACAGCATAGGTGAGCTCAATATACCGCCTGTAGATAGAGAAATAACTAAAGATGAATTAGATTCTTTGCAGCAACAGCAGCAACTAAGTAGATCAGAGTTTTCAGAATTTAAGAAGAAACAATCAAAAGAGACGGAGgttgtaaaacaacaaaacctTACAGAGAATTACACCGAAGAGTTCTACATACCACCTATTAACAGAAGAGCTACTAAAGTTGAAGATGTTTATCACTTAGAGAAGATTTTGTCTAAAGATGAATATGATAAGATATTTCAGGAACTAGAGGAAAATAACTATGTGACTGATTTGCACCCTTATATACAGTCTTACATGAAAGGCAGGCATTTATCACCACAATTAACAGTACTAGCTGCCTATGCCAGTTAtcttattaaatacttacatgtTAGCTGGATTCAAATCACAGcagctaaatataaaatatgtgcaTATTCTAAAACATTAAATGATATAATAATGAATAAGTTTACAAAACTAACTGTATATAAAAAATCACCTAATGATGTGCATCTTCGAAGGATTAAACCAAGAAAAATTCAGCTCAAAGCTATATGTCATATAATGGTGTTCATGttgatattaaataattataaattttatcttGAACCTCTATGTACTGCAGTGGGCAAACAAAACATTAGCGTTAAACGGCTGGTTCACTTCACTGGAGCATCAATAGTTCGCCGCAAAGTTGGAAGACTGGTGCGACTACGACTACCATTAGTcagaaatacaaattatacGACTGTATGTAAAGATACAGATACACTAGAGCAGCTGAAAGAAGAAAAAAGATTAGTAGTTCTTCTAGATCAAAGGGAACAGATAGAAACAGTGACCGCCAATGACATGGTCAATAATGTACAATCTAAAAATGATAATCCTGACTTGGATTCTTTATATTTACCATCTATAAACAGAGACGCAGCACAAGTTCAAAATGTATATCTTGTAGAGAAGATTTTATCCAGAGATGAATTTGAGCAGATTTACTGTGAGCTTGTGGAGACTAATTATACAGCTGATTTACACCCATACATACTGTCCTTCATAGAAAACAAGACTCTGTCCTTACAATTAACAGTGTTAGCTCTATATACAAGTGAACTTTTAAAACTGGTACAGCTtgataataaagaaataatgaaaaaagaCTTTATATTATGCCACTATTCTATAACATTGAATAATATCATAATGGAACACTTTACAAAACATTgtacaaataaacatataaagcaaaataaaattttatgtcATATAATTGTATTTACATTAATCTTATGTAACTTTAGCTTTAAGCTGATGCCTTTCTTTAAAGTATTAAATGTTAGCTCTGGCCGTATGATGAAAATGATAGCTCTCACCGGAGCATCAATTATAATTGAAGACAGTGAAATGACAGTACAGTTAAAATTACCATTAGTTCCAAAACCTGGGGTAACCAGATCAGGTCTCAGGCTAAGAAAACCAGGTGTCAGGCTAAGAAAACCAGGTGTCAGGCAAAGAAAACCAGGTGTCAGGCAAAGAAAACCAGGTGTCAGGCAAAGAAAACCAGGTATCAGGCAAAGAAAACCAGGTGTCAGGCTAAGAAAACCAAAAGTTGACAAGAAGTTCGTGCTGAGAGAGAATGAAGATGAAATCGACCCAGATGAGTTCTATGTTCCGTTTCTTAACAGAGAAGCAACCAATCTCGAAGATGTATATGTTATAAAGGAGATTTTATCTGAAGACGAGtatgtcaatatattttttgagcTATCAGAACACAATTATATGGATGATTTACATCCGTACATAAAGCAATTTGTGGAAACCAGGACATTATCTTTAGAGTTTACAGTGCTAGCTGTATATGCCAGTGTACTCATAAAATTCTTAAACACCAACATTAACGAAATCAGAAAAGCTAACTACAAAATTTGCCACCAttctaagatattaaatgagATCTTAATTAAAAGGTTTACAGAACGTTTCAAATACTCGTATAGATGCGAAAAACAAAGACCACAAGCAATGAGAAATAAAGCTGTGTGTCATATAATAGTATGTACGCTAATCTTAAATAACTTTCAGTTTAAAATTGATCATTTTGATCATGCGATAAGAAGGAAAAAACGTAATGGAGACCCCATACCAAAGTTGGTCAGATACGTTGCAGCAACAATTGAAACTGGGGACAGTGGAACAATGGTAAAGCTAAAATTGCCGTTAGTTCCAAAAACTCGGGCCGCTAGACTGAGAATATAtgcaataaaacataaaatggaCTTAAAGAAGAAGGAGGCTAGCAAAGAAGAGACTGTCAAAATTGACCCGGATGATTTCTATCTACCAAGTATTAACAGAGAAGCAACTGAAGTTGAAGATGTATATCCTGTAGAGGAGATTTTGTCTAAAGATGAGTATGAGGCAATTTATTATGAGTTACAACAGCATAATTACAAAGATAATTTACACCCATATATACAGTCTTTTATCGAAAATAAGACTCTTTCTTTACAATTAACGGTGCTAGCTGCATACGCAAATGAACTATTAAAAGAAGTTAATACAAAAAACGGCAGTTATAGAATAACCCGCCTTTCtgataaactaaataatatcttcaaaaaaagatttattagtGAAACTAGAATGGTTAAAAACAAGTTATATGACATAAAAGAAAGAATGTTATGTCATATAATTGTATGTTTGTTAATCTTAAATAACTTTCGATTTAAACTAGAAGATTTTTGTAATACAATAAAGAACACATATGTTACAAAACATGTCGAAATGGCTGTGAGTCTTGTTGGAGCGGTGATTGTTAACGGAGACGAGGGATTGCTGGTAGAGTTAAAATTACCATTAGTGCCAAAGCAGGACATTATAGATATAACTTCgaaatatcgaaataaaaaaagtgaaaacaaaaagaaagaaaaaagtgaaaacaaaaagaaagaaaaaagtgaaaacaaaaagaaagaaaaaagtgaaaacaaaaagaaaaagaataaaAGTGCAGATGACGAAACTGAGGTTATTGACCCAGATGACTTCTACGTACCGCCTATTAACAGAGAAGCAACTGAACTTGAAAATGTTTACCTTATAGACAAATTATTCTCCAAAAGTAAATACAAGAAGATTTACTGTGAGTTGGAAAAGAGTAATTATAGTGAGAATCTACACCCATACATACAGTCTATCATCAAAAACAAGTTGCTCTCCAAACAGTTCACCGTGCTAGCAGTTTATGCAAGTGAACTGATAAAATTCATTCATGTGAAATCAGAACTCAGGGGAAAAGACTTCAAAATATGCCATTTTTCTGAGACATTGAATGATCTACTATTGAAGGAATTTACAGAATTTCGTGAATATAAAAGTGCAAAACGTAGAATCAGATCCAAAGATATGACAGACAAAATAATATGCCATGTAATAGTGTGTTGTTTGATCTTAAACAACTTTCAGTTTGAGCTGAAACCTCTCTACGATGCTTTAAAGCCTAAAAAATGTATAAGAACCTTAATAGAGTTCGTCGGCCTTGTCGGTGCGTCAATTGTAGACGGGAATATTGTGCAATTAAAATTACCATTAGTCCCAAAACCTCCATTTACTAGAAGAAAACCATCTACTGCAATCATAAACAGCTATTTAAGCAAGCCAAGAGAAAACAGGTAG